The DNA region TAGAGCACCGCGACGTCGCGGACGTTCTTGAGCCACGCGGGCCGGGGCGAGGCGTCGTACCCGGGATGCGCGGGCGCCAGCACCGTGAAGCGCGCGGCCAGCGCCTCGTGCAGGGCGGGCTGATCCGGACTGCCGATGTCGTGATGGAGGATCAGGAGCGGCGCGCCGGTCCCACCCGTGCGCAGATGGAGGGGTGTGCCGGCGACGGTGACCGTTTCGTGGGACCAGGATGTCATGGGGAGCTCCCGCAGAACGGCCGCGCCGTTCCGGTTTGCGAACGACCTTCCTCTATCTGGTGGTCGAACCTTACTCGATGGGCGGAGGGATGTCACGGGGCAAAATGGCGCCATGCCCTCCCGTTCCGACGTCGCCGACGCGCTCGACGGACTCCTGGGCCCGATGCTCGGCACGCTCGAGCGCGTGGGCTGGGTGCAGCGACACCTCTTCCCCCCCGCGGCGGCGCAGCTGGCGGAGGTGCTGGCTTCGCAGCGCGATCCTCTCGCCGGCGCCCTGCGAGACTTCGAGGCGTTCGCGTGGACAGAAGACCTGGGCTTCATCCGCGACCGGCTCGTCGACTGCGCCGGGCAGACGCTCGCGCTGGTGGACGCCTTCGTCACCGCCGCCGCCAGCCCCGACGACCCCGTCGGTCTCTACCGCGCGCTGCGCCGCTTCTCGCCGCTCCAGGAGGCGCTCTATCCGCTGGCGCCCGTGCTGGAGTCGGTGAGCCGCTGGTTTCTCGAGCCCGCGCGGCGCGACGATGACGCGCTGGTTCTGCGCCTGCGGGCGGCGGCGATCCGCGAGGACGGGCCGAGGGTGGGCGTGCTGCACGCCAACAACGAGCGCGACCAGCGCGGGGGCTTTTCGCTCTACGTCCCCGAGGACTGGGACGGCCACGCCGCGATGCCGCTGGTGGTGGCGCTGCACGGTGGGCACGGGCACGGTCGCGACTACTTGTGGGTGTGGCTGCGCGAGGCGCGGGCCCGCGGCATGCTCGTGCTCTCGCCCACCTCGCGCGATCGCACCTGGTCCATCATGGGCGGCGGCGACGTCGATGCCGCGCCGCTCGCCGCGATGATCGAGTCGGTGGCCGGCCGCTACGCGGTGGACCGCGCCCGCGTGCTCCTCACCGGCATGTCGGACGGCGCCACCTACGCGCTACTCCTCGGGCTCAGCGCGGACATGCCGTTCACCCACCTGGCTCCCGCCTGCGGCGTACTGCACCCGCTCCTCCTCATCGAGGGGCGGCTCGGACGCGCGCGGGGGCGGCCCATCTATCTCGTCCACGGCGCGCTCGACTGGATGTTTCCGGTGCAGACGGCGCGGATGGCGGCCGAATCCCTCGAGGCGGCCGGCGCCGCGGTGGTGTATCGCGAGATCGCGGACCTCTCGCACACCTACCCGCGGGACGAAAATCCCGCCATCCTCGACTGGCTGGCCGCGAAGGCGTGAGCGTGGACACCTGCTGCGCGGTGATTCCCGACGTCACGCGCCGCCAGCGGCGCGTGCTCCAGATCGTGCTCGCCCTGAACGCCGCCATGTTTCTGCTCGAGCTGGGGACGGGACTCCTCGCGCGCTCCACCGCGCTCGTCGCCGACTCCGCCGACATGCTGGGCGACGCCCTCGTCTACGGCGTGAGCCTCTATGCCGTGGGACGGGGCGCGGCGTGGACGACGCGCGCGGCTCTCCTCAAGGGCGGGCTCATGGCGGGGTTCGCGGTGGGCGTCCTCGGCCAGGCCGCGCTCGAGCTGGCCCGCGGCGCGGCGCCGGTGGCCGAGGCGATGGGGGCGGTGGGGCTGATCGCCCTCGCCGCCAATGCGCTGTGCGTGGTCCTGCTCTGGCGGCTCCGCGACGACGACGTGAACATGCGCTCGGCGTGGCTCTGCTCGCGGAATGACGTGGTGGCCAACGCCGCCGTGCTGCTGGCCGCGGGCGTGGTGTGGGCGACGGGCTCCGGCGTGCCCGACCTCGTAGTCGGCGTCGCCATCGCCGCGATGTTCGGAAGCTCTGCGGCGCGGGTGCTGCGGGACGCCGGGCGCGCGCGCCGCGGGGCGGCGGCTACTGAATAGGTGAACGCGGCGTTGCGGTCAATCGAGTGACGCGTATCTTTTCCCTGTCGATCATGGTGGGCACTTTGGGCGCGATCTCGTTCTTCCAGTAGTCGCTCTGGTAGACCGCGTCGTAGAGGCGCTTGCGCTCGGCCTCGCTCTCGAAGCGGCGAATCCACACGTAGACCGACGCATCTTCCTCGCCCACGAAGCTGCCGAGGATCACCATGCCCATCTTCACCTGGAGGGGGATGATCTCCTCCTCCATGCACTTGACCCAGTTGGCCTGCTGTCCCGGATGGATGTGGTACTGCCGCAGCTCGAACAGCATGGGCGTTCTCCTTATCGGCCGCCGAGGCGGCGGGTGGCGAGGGCCGCGCCCGCGCTGAGTGAGCGCAGCTTGGCCCAGACCACGCTGGGCGCGCACATCTCGGAGCCGGCGAAGGTGCCGAATCCACAGTCCGTCGAGGCGATGACGCGGGTGCGGTCGCCCACCGCGCCCACCGCCTGCACGAGTCGGTCGGCCACCACCTCGGGATGCTC from Candidatus Methylomirabilota bacterium includes:
- a CDS encoding PHB depolymerase family esterase produces the protein MPSRSDVADALDGLLGPMLGTLERVGWVQRHLFPPAAAQLAEVLASQRDPLAGALRDFEAFAWTEDLGFIRDRLVDCAGQTLALVDAFVTAAASPDDPVGLYRALRRFSPLQEALYPLAPVLESVSRWFLEPARRDDDALVLRLRAAAIREDGPRVGVLHANNERDQRGGFSLYVPEDWDGHAAMPLVVALHGGHGHGRDYLWVWLREARARGMLVLSPTSRDRTWSIMGGGDVDAAPLAAMIESVAGRYAVDRARVLLTGMSDGATYALLLGLSADMPFTHLAPACGVLHPLLLIEGRLGRARGRPIYLVHGALDWMFPVQTARMAAESLEAAGAAVVYREIADLSHTYPRDENPAILDWLAAKA
- a CDS encoding cation transporter, which gives rise to MSVDTCCAVIPDVTRRQRRVLQIVLALNAAMFLLELGTGLLARSTALVADSADMLGDALVYGVSLYAVGRGAAWTTRAALLKGGLMAGFAVGVLGQAALELARGAAPVAEAMGAVGLIALAANALCVVLLWRLRDDDVNMRSAWLCSRNDVVANAAVLLAAGVVWATGSGVPDLVVGVAIAAMFGSSAARVLRDAGRARRGAAATE
- a CDS encoding NIPSNAP family protein, producing the protein MLFELRQYHIHPGQQANWVKCMEEEIIPLQVKMGMVILGSFVGEEDASVYVWIRRFESEAERKRLYDAVYQSDYWKNEIAPKVPTMIDREKIRVTRLTATPRSPIQ